The genomic interval GAGGACAGAGCTTGTGCTGTTTTTAAAGACTGTAATAAGAAAAAAGGCAGGGCAGTAAAATGAAGTGTGTCCGATTTATATTCATGATATGCATCTGGCTATACCTAGTCTATCCCGGTAGTGCCTTAAGTTTCTGCTTTGATGAGGCTGCAAGAACATACAATATTAATCCTCTGCTGCTTCAGGCTATTGCAACTGTAGAGAGCAATAACCATCCTTACGCTATAAATGTCAATAAAAATGGAAGGTCTGTTAAAACCGTATATCCTACATCTAAAAAATCTGCAATAGAACAAATAAAGAACCTTGACAGACTTGGGTATAACTATGACATTGGAATAGGGCAGATCAATGTAAAGAACATAAAGGGTTATGGTATGGACCCAAAAGAACTCTTTGAGCCATGTAAAAACCTTCATGCATCAGCCATGCTTCTAAAAGGACTTATTGATAGATATGGTTATACATGGGATGCAATCTGGCGGTATAACGGCAGCAGGGATTATGCATTAAAGGTCTATGAAAAGATTAAAGTTATGAAAAAAAATCCCGATATATCTAAGTAAATAGGTATCGCTTAAAAAATCCACCCCTCATCCTTCGGGAATTGGTAGCCGCAACCTTTAGGTTGCGATGAGAGTCAATAAAATCAATGGGTTGAACGCAGGCTAAAGCCCCTGATAAAAGCATTCAGGGGCAGGCTCTGCGACTACAATATAAGGAGGAAAAAAACTATGAAGGCAGCAAGATTACATGACAAAAGGGGGTTTACGCTGATTGAACTTGCAATTGTCCTTGTGATTATTGGTCTTATAATCGGGGCAGTTGTAAAAGGAGGCGACCTGATAGACAGCGCCAAGATGAAAAGGGTAAAGGTGGATGTTGATACATGGATGGCAGCAGCATATACATATTTTGACAAATACAATGCCTTGCCCGGTGATGACACAAAGGCAAGTGCAAGATGGTCAGGGGCTGCTAATGGCAATGGTGACGGATATTTTAATGATGGTAATAATGACAGACCATGGGACCACCTGCGTAGGGCAGGGCTTGTGGATGGCGAGGCAACGGCAGGAGAATCTGCATCAGCAAGACCAAAGACAGTCTATGGCGGTCAATATGGACCATATTTTGTTGTTGTTAGCTGGTGGCCCCCGCAATCCAATGCCTTCAGGGTATGGCTGCCTGCTCAGAAGGCACAGGAATACGATGAAAAATATGATAATGGCACAGCAAATACAGGAAACATAAGGAGATGGGATGGAAGAACTAACTGGACAGACTCACCTGAGAATGGTGGTTTCTGGTTAGATATTAGGATGAAATAGTAAACTAAATCCAAGGAAGACGAGTTCGTAAAAAGTCGTCATACCCGTGAATCTTGTCCCCGCATGTTTTAAGCGGGGAGCGGGTATCTAGAGCATAAGCAACTACTTGAAAAAACTGGATTCCCGTTTTCACGGGAATGACAAAAAGGAGGTATTCAAAAATGGAAAGAGTATTTAGCAAAAAAGGTTTTACCCTGATTGAGTTGTCCATAGTCCTTGTGATTATAGGACTCCTTATCGGCGCGGTAATCAAAGGAGGCTCGCTTATAGCAGACGCAAAGATGAAGAGGTTAAAAAATGATGTGGACGGCTGGATAGCAGCAGTTCATTCATATTCAGGGAAATACAATGCCATACCAGGTGATGACCCACAGGCATCTACACGCTTTGCCGGGGCAGCAAACGGCAATGGAGATGGGCTTATTACAGAAACTACAACAGCATGGGACCACCTAAGGGGGGCAGGGATAATTGCCGGGCAAAGGGGTGTGGGACAGAGTTTTTATCCAAAGACCTCTTACGGCGGGTATGCTTACTATGTCTACCGTATTAGAACAGGATGGTCAGGTAATGTTGTAGAGATATCTATATCCGGTGATGTGGCACAGGACTTTGATACAAGATATGATGACGGGGTCGCTAACACAGGAGATATCCAACGGTCGGATGGAAACGCTGCATGGGGAACAACAATGATATTTATGGATGTCAGGATATGACCAAAAACTTTAAGGGCATAGGGTAAAAACTCTATGCCCTTTGCTCTCTGCCATTTATAGTGAAGGCAATAAATAACTTGACATTTCTTTCTGTCATTCCCGCAATCTTTAAGCGGGAATCCAGA from Deltaproteobacteria bacterium carries:
- a CDS encoding transglycosylase SLT domain-containing protein, encoding MKCVRFIFMICIWLYLVYPGSALSFCFDEAARTYNINPLLLQAIATVESNNHPYAINVNKNGRSVKTVYPTSKKSAIEQIKNLDRLGYNYDIGIGQINVKNIKGYGMDPKELFEPCKNLHASAMLLKGLIDRYGYTWDAIWRYNGSRDYALKVYEKIKVMKKNPDISK
- a CDS encoding prepilin-type N-terminal cleavage/methylation domain-containing protein → MKAARLHDKRGFTLIELAIVLVIIGLIIGAVVKGGDLIDSAKMKRVKVDVDTWMAAAYTYFDKYNALPGDDTKASARWSGAANGNGDGYFNDGNNDRPWDHLRRAGLVDGEATAGESASARPKTVYGGQYGPYFVVVSWWPPQSNAFRVWLPAQKAQEYDEKYDNGTANTGNIRRWDGRTNWTDSPENGGFWLDIRMK
- a CDS encoding type II secretion system protein produces the protein MERVFSKKGFTLIELSIVLVIIGLLIGAVIKGGSLIADAKMKRLKNDVDGWIAAVHSYSGKYNAIPGDDPQASTRFAGAANGNGDGLITETTTAWDHLRGAGIIAGQRGVGQSFYPKTSYGGYAYYVYRIRTGWSGNVVEISISGDVAQDFDTRYDDGVANTGDIQRSDGNAAWGTTMIFMDVRI